One genomic region from Salvia hispanica cultivar TCC Black 2014 chromosome 2, UniMelb_Shisp_WGS_1.0, whole genome shotgun sequence encodes:
- the LOC125203111 gene encoding transmembrane emp24 domain-containing protein p24delta3-like, with translation MVACANVGVLGLLFVFMCLLRRSNAIWLSLLASGTKCVSEEIQSNVVILADYVVRSDDHVQATPTISAKGASPDPVVVLRANSNIP, from the exons ATGGTGGCGTGTGCCAACGTCGGCGTCCTTGGCTTACTCTTCGTTTTCATGTGTCTTCTGCGGAGGAGCAACGCCATATGGCTGAGTTTGCTGGCCTCTGGCACAAAGTGCGTCTCCGAAGAAATCCAGAGCAACGTCGTCATTTTGGCCGATTATGTCGTCAGATCCGATGACCACGTCCAAGCCACCCCTACCATTTCCGCTAAG GGGGCATCCCCCGATCCAGTGGTTGTTCTCCGGGCCAATAGCAACATACCTTGA